The Beijerinckiaceae bacterium RH AL1 genome has a segment encoding these proteins:
- a CDS encoding Hopanoid biosynthesis associated RND transporter like protein HpnN (ID:RHAL1_00138;~source:Prodigal:2.6) has translation MTTSQEPAAAQDAGPVISHGPITKAVVAIVMACARRRWAVLVVAVLLTVVSAWYVVGRFNDPNDSAINTNTDDFIAASVPWRQDEIAYDKAFPNQGNDTIVVVDGKTPELAEEAVDALYARLQNHPDLFQSVVRPDGGPFFAKNGLLFQSTEDVQKAVGGLMRARSVLGIIASDPSLRGVFDAFAFIPKGVAQNQGSFDQFKKPIEQMNGALENVLDGKPAFFSWQTLLSNGEAPGGRQLRKFIQIAPVLDYAAIQPGAKASDFIRQQAEDLHLDKAHGVDVRITGQVPISDAEFATVLDGFGLNGLFMIAAVILIVYAAVKSFKLVGAVFLTVLIGLVITFAAGLLLVHQLNVLSIAFAVLFVGIGVDFGIQFSVRFKAERYDHANFTDALHIGASKVGRPLALAALATMAGFYAFLPTAYKGVADLGEIAGTGMLIAFLAAITVLPAMLALIQPPAEREPVGYKFLAPVDDFIERHRYVIVIGTLAVAIAGTPLLRNLSFDFNPLNLDNQKSEAISTLLSLMRDPETDTQTINVLAPNLKDAESVADKLRSLPDVARVTTLATLVPTDQDEKLQIIRQAAQGIGPVLNPAAPLDPPSDEDVVQSIKRTADAFRRTAGDTQGEGPDAARRFADLATKLAEAPPAARQRAADALVPPLKTTLQTLRDSLQAGHVTVDSIPDSLKALYLSKTTGQARVEAAPKGDPNDNANMIKFAEQIKTIAPHASGTPVSIQEAGKTVKLAFIEAGVIAIGSIFIILWIVLKRVGDVLLTLVPLLLAGLVTLEITVLIGMPLNFANIIALPLLLGLGVAFKIYFVMAWRAGTKKLLQSSLTRAVFWSALTTATAFGSLWASNHPGTSSMGKLMALSLICTLAAAILFQPALMGPPRKTEIS, from the coding sequence ATGACGACCTCGCAAGAGCCCGCCGCCGCGCAAGACGCGGGCCCGGTGATTTCGCACGGCCCGATCACCAAGGCCGTCGTGGCGATCGTCATGGCTTGTGCCCGCAGACGCTGGGCGGTTCTGGTCGTCGCAGTGCTGCTGACCGTGGTGAGCGCCTGGTACGTCGTCGGGCGCTTCAACGACCCTAACGATTCCGCGATCAACACCAACACCGACGACTTCATCGCCGCCTCGGTGCCGTGGCGCCAGGACGAGATCGCCTACGACAAGGCTTTCCCGAACCAGGGCAACGACACGATCGTCGTGGTCGACGGCAAGACGCCCGAACTCGCCGAGGAGGCGGTCGACGCGCTCTACGCCAGGCTGCAGAACCATCCCGACCTGTTCCAGTCGGTGGTGCGGCCTGACGGCGGACCCTTCTTCGCCAAGAACGGCCTGCTCTTCCAATCGACCGAGGACGTGCAGAAGGCCGTCGGCGGCCTGATGCGGGCACGTTCGGTGCTCGGCATCATCGCGTCCGACCCGTCGCTGCGCGGCGTCTTCGACGCCTTCGCGTTCATCCCCAAGGGCGTCGCCCAGAATCAGGGCTCGTTCGACCAGTTCAAGAAGCCGATCGAGCAGATGAACGGCGCGCTTGAGAACGTGCTCGACGGCAAGCCGGCGTTCTTCTCGTGGCAGACGCTGCTCTCCAACGGCGAGGCGCCCGGCGGTCGCCAGCTGCGCAAGTTCATCCAGATCGCGCCGGTGCTCGACTACGCGGCGATCCAGCCCGGCGCCAAGGCCAGCGACTTCATCCGCCAGCAGGCGGAGGATCTGCATCTCGACAAGGCGCATGGCGTCGACGTGCGGATTACCGGGCAGGTACCGATCTCCGACGCGGAGTTCGCCACGGTGCTCGACGGGTTCGGGCTCAACGGCCTGTTCATGATCGCCGCGGTCATCCTGATCGTCTATGCGGCGGTGAAATCCTTCAAGCTCGTCGGCGCGGTGTTCCTGACGGTGCTGATCGGCCTCGTCATCACCTTCGCAGCCGGTCTCCTGCTGGTCCACCAGCTCAACGTGCTGTCGATCGCCTTCGCGGTGCTGTTCGTCGGCATCGGCGTCGATTTCGGCATCCAGTTCTCGGTGCGCTTCAAGGCCGAGCGCTACGACCATGCGAACTTCACCGACGCGCTCCACATCGGCGCCTCGAAGGTCGGCCGGCCGCTGGCGCTTGCCGCCCTCGCCACCATGGCCGGTTTCTACGCCTTCCTGCCGACGGCCTACAAAGGCGTCGCCGACCTCGGCGAGATCGCCGGCACCGGCATGCTCATCGCCTTCCTAGCGGCGATAACCGTGCTGCCGGCGATGCTGGCCCTGATCCAGCCGCCGGCCGAGCGCGAACCCGTTGGCTACAAGTTCCTCGCGCCTGTCGACGACTTCATCGAGCGCCATCGCTACGTGATCGTCATCGGCACGCTGGCGGTGGCGATCGCCGGCACGCCGCTGCTGCGCAATCTCAGCTTCGACTTCAACCCGCTGAACCTCGACAACCAGAAGAGCGAGGCGATCTCGACGCTGTTGTCGCTGATGCGCGATCCCGAGACGGACACGCAGACGATCAACGTGCTGGCGCCGAACCTGAAGGATGCGGAGAGCGTCGCGGACAAGCTGCGCAGCCTGCCCGACGTCGCGCGCGTGACGACGCTGGCCACCCTCGTGCCGACCGACCAGGACGAGAAGCTGCAGATCATCCGCCAGGCCGCGCAGGGCATCGGCCCGGTGCTGAACCCCGCCGCGCCGCTCGATCCGCCGTCTGACGAGGACGTCGTGCAGTCGATCAAGCGGACGGCCGACGCCTTCCGGCGCACCGCCGGCGACACCCAGGGCGAAGGCCCGGACGCCGCGCGCCGCTTCGCCGATCTCGCGACGAAGCTCGCCGAGGCGCCGCCGGCCGCGCGCCAGCGTGCCGCCGACGCGCTGGTGCCGCCCTTGAAGACGACGCTGCAGACGCTGCGCGACTCGCTGCAGGCCGGCCACGTGACCGTCGACTCGATCCCGGACAGCCTGAAGGCGCTCTACCTGTCGAAGACGACTGGCCAGGCGCGCGTCGAGGCGGCGCCCAAGGGCGATCCCAACGACAACGCCAACATGATCAAGTTCGCCGAGCAGATCAAAACGATCGCGCCGCACGCGAGCGGCACGCCGGTCTCGATCCAGGAGGCGGGCAAGACGGTGAAGCTCGCCTTCATCGAGGCGGGCGTCATCGCTATCGGCTCGATCTTCATCATCCTCTGGATCGTGCTGAAGCGCGTCGGCGACGTGCTGCTGACACTGGTGCCACTGCTGCTCGCCGGCCTGGTGACGCTCGAGATCACGGTGCTGATCGGCATGCCGCTCAACTTCGCCAACATCATCGCGCTGCCGCTGCTGCTCGGCCTCGGCGTCGCGTTCAAGATCTACTTCGTGATGGCGTGGCGCGCCGGCACCAAGAAGCTCCTGCAGTCGAGCCTGACCCGCGCCGTCTTCTGGTCGGCGCTGACGACCGCCACGGCCTTCGGCAGCCTCTGGGCTTCGAACCATCCCGGCACGTCGAGCATGGGTAAGCTGATGGCCTTGTCGCTGATCTGCACGCTGGCCGCGGCGATCCTGTTCCAGCCCGCGCTGATGGGGCCGCCGCGGAAGACGGAGATCAGCTAG
- the bchP gene encoding Geranylgeranyl diphosphate reductase (ID:RHAL1_00139;~source:Prodigal:2.6) — translation MSALETFDVVVVGGGPAGATAADDLARAGWDVLLLDRAGRIKPCGGAIPPRLVRDFAIPDDLLCARISSARMVSPSGAEVDMPINAGGYVGIVDREVFDEYLRERAAVNGARRRTGTFKDITRDIDDVAIVNWTSEGGEQRVRARAVIGADGANSAVARSAMPGARTAKFVFAYHEIVKAPADATGAYSPSRCDIYYDGSMSPDFYSWVFPHGSTMSVGTGTANKGFSLKGAIAELRRRTGLAECETIRREGAPIPLKPMRRWDNGRDVILVGDACGVVAPSSGEGIYYAMACARMAAEAVAGLLTTGDARALRVARKRFMRAHGKVFFVLGIMQYFWYSSDKRREKFVAICRDKDVQELTWQSYMNKELTRSKPAAQVRIFFKDLGQLLGLGGRPARERLG, via the coding sequence ATGAGCGCGCTTGAAACGTTCGACGTCGTCGTGGTCGGCGGCGGTCCGGCCGGAGCCACCGCGGCGGACGATCTCGCCCGCGCCGGCTGGGACGTGCTCCTGCTCGACCGGGCCGGCCGCATCAAGCCGTGCGGCGGCGCCATCCCGCCGCGCCTCGTGCGCGACTTCGCAATCCCCGACGACCTTTTGTGCGCGCGCATCTCGTCGGCGCGGATGGTCTCGCCCTCGGGCGCGGAGGTCGACATGCCGATCAACGCGGGCGGCTATGTCGGCATCGTCGACCGCGAGGTCTTCGACGAGTACCTGCGCGAACGCGCTGCGGTGAACGGCGCCAGACGCCGCACCGGCACGTTCAAGGACATCACCCGCGACATCGACGACGTGGCGATCGTCAACTGGACGAGCGAGGGCGGCGAGCAGCGCGTGCGCGCCCGCGCCGTCATCGGCGCCGACGGCGCCAACTCGGCCGTCGCCCGCTCCGCCATGCCCGGCGCCCGCACGGCGAAGTTCGTCTTCGCCTACCATGAGATCGTCAAGGCCCCCGCCGACGCCACCGGTGCGTACAGCCCGTCGCGCTGCGACATCTACTACGATGGTTCGATGTCGCCCGACTTCTACTCGTGGGTGTTTCCGCATGGGAGCACGATGAGCGTCGGCACCGGCACCGCCAACAAGGGCTTCAGCCTCAAGGGCGCGATCGCCGAGCTGCGCCGCCGTACTGGCCTTGCCGAGTGCGAGACCATCCGCCGCGAAGGCGCGCCGATCCCGCTGAAGCCGATGCGCCGCTGGGACAACGGCCGCGACGTGATCCTCGTCGGCGATGCCTGCGGCGTCGTCGCGCCGTCGTCGGGCGAAGGCATCTACTATGCGATGGCCTGTGCGCGGATGGCCGCCGAGGCGGTCGCCGGCCTGCTGACGACGGGCGACGCGCGGGCGCTGCGGGTGGCGCGCAAGCGCTTCATGCGCGCGCACGGCAAGGTGTTCTTCGTCCTCGGGATCATGCAGTACTTCTGGTATTCGTCCGACAAGCGGCGCGAGAAGTTCGTGGCGATCTGCAGGGACAAGGATGTGCAGGAGCTGACCTGGCAGTCCTACATGAACAAGGAGCTGACCCGCTCCAAGCCCGCGGCGCAGGTGCGCATCTTCTTCAAGGACCTCGGGCAGCTTCTCGGCCTCGGCGGCCGGCCCGCGCGGGAGCGCCTGGGCTAG
- the bchG gene encoding Bacteriochlorophyll synthase 33 kDa chain (ID:RHAL1_00140;~source:Prodigal:2.6), whose protein sequence is MRGRAASLPSVAQADSIGRRIEPSAILELFKPITWFPPMWAFACGIVSSGRPLADHMLVAFVGVLLAGPLVCATSQAVNDWFDRHVDAINEPQRPIPSGRIPGRWGLVIACAWTLVSLAVAAVLGTWVFLAACVGLALAWAYSAPPLRLKQNGWWGNLACGLCYESLAWVTGAAVMLGGGLPAWPILALALLYGLGAHGIMTLNDFKAMEGDARMGVRSLPVQLGPQGAARVACAVMAAPQLVVIGLLVAWGRPIQAAIVAALLAGQAAMMARFLQKPVERALWYSGFGIPLFVSGMMASAIAVASLARLFS, encoded by the coding sequence ATGAGAGGACGTGCCGCGTCCCTACCGTCCGTTGCCCAAGCGGATTCGATCGGGAGACGGATCGAGCCCTCCGCCATCCTCGAGCTATTCAAGCCGATCACCTGGTTTCCGCCGATGTGGGCGTTCGCCTGCGGGATCGTGTCCTCGGGCCGTCCTCTTGCAGACCATATGCTCGTGGCGTTCGTCGGCGTGCTGCTCGCCGGCCCGCTCGTCTGCGCGACGAGCCAGGCGGTGAACGACTGGTTCGACCGCCACGTCGACGCAATCAACGAGCCGCAGCGGCCGATCCCCTCCGGCCGCATTCCCGGCCGCTGGGGACTCGTCATCGCCTGCGCCTGGACGCTGGTGTCGCTCGCCGTCGCCGCGGTACTCGGCACCTGGGTGTTCCTCGCCGCCTGCGTCGGACTTGCGCTGGCCTGGGCCTACAGCGCCCCGCCGCTGCGGCTGAAGCAGAACGGCTGGTGGGGCAATCTCGCCTGCGGCCTCTGCTACGAAAGCCTCGCCTGGGTCACAGGGGCGGCGGTGATGCTCGGCGGCGGCCTGCCGGCGTGGCCGATCCTCGCGCTCGCCCTGCTCTACGGCCTCGGCGCGCACGGCATCATGACCCTCAACGACTTCAAGGCGATGGAGGGCGACGCCCGCATGGGCGTGCGCTCGCTGCCTGTGCAGCTCGGCCCCCAAGGCGCCGCGCGCGTCGCCTGCGCGGTGATGGCGGCGCCGCAGCTCGTCGTCATCGGGCTGCTGGTCGCCTGGGGCCGTCCGATTCAGGCGGCAATCGTCGCCGCCTTGCTCGCCGGCCAGGCGGCAATGATGGCGCGCTTCCTCCAAAAGCCCGTCGAGCGCGCGCTCTGGTACTCCGGCTTCGGCATCCCGCTTTTCGTCTCCGGCATGATGGCCTCCGCCATCGCCGTCGCATCCCTCGCGAGGCTTTTCTCATGA
- the bchH gene encoding Magnesium-chelatase subunit H (ID:RHAL1_00141;~source:Prodigal:2.6), with protein MLKTMSATNATPIRVVIVGMDTHFAGALDRARGELKREMPGLVLSLHAASEWNSDPDALALCRADIAQGDIVIAGMLFMEDHFAPILADLEARRDTCDAMVCALSAKEVVRLTRVGRFKMDGTGGGAISLLKRLRGAKKPGAEGGARQMQMLRRLPRILRLIPGTAQDVRAYFLTLQYWLGGSQQNLANMIRLLVSRYADGARRNLRESVKVGAPIDYPDVGVYHPRLKGRVGDRAEALPKAAGKAGTVGVLVMRSYLLAENTAHYDGVIAALEAKGLRPIPAFSAGLDARPAVERFFMKDGRPIVDAVVSLTGFSLVGGPAYNDSKAAEEMLVRLDVPFLAAHPSEFQTLEQWGSSDRGLMPVETTIMVAIPELDGATGPMVFGGRSDSAGGACAGCARACSFPMDGARAMYSCPDRAEMLAARIAKLVALRKTPKDDRRVGVVLFNFPPNAGNVGTAAYLAVFESLWRTLVALKKDGYAVELPNGVDDLRRRIVEGNAASHGASANVHARIGVDEHVAREPHLREIEAQWGPAPGRAQTDGRSLFVLGARFGNVFVGVQPAFGYEGDPMRLLFEKGFAPTHAFSAFYRWLREDFAANAVLHFGTHGALEFMPGKQAGLTGADWPDRLIGDLPNLYLYAANNPSEGTLAKRRAAATLISYLTPPVAHAGLYRGLLDLKASIESWRTLPPEADTQRDELVAIVQAQAAAIELAAAEPAWGASEAEARVVRLTSDLLELEYTLIPHGLHAVGAASSAAERAEQLMAVAEASHELRVPRAAMDALVAGEPIPDAISLAGLEPDAATTAIFAGLRDIDALLAQDHEIPAILRALDGRFIRPAPSGDLLRTPAILPTGRNLHGFDPFKLPSAYACADGARQAERLLVRHAEDGNALPETIAMVLWGTDNLKTEGAPIAQALALIGARPRFDSFGRLAGAALIPLAEMTRPRIDVMITMSGIFRDLLPLQIKLLAEAAFLAASADEPADRNFVRKHALAYQAAHGGDIETAALRVFGNADGAYGANVNQLLDAGTWQDEDELAECYTKRKGFAYGRAGRPVKQAKLLDSVLAGVELAYQNLDSVELGITTVDNYFDTLGGISRAVRRAKGGEASPVYIGDQTRSEGAVRTLAEQVSLETRTRILNPKWYEGMLKHGYEGVRQIETHVTNTMGWSATTGGVAPWVYQKITETYLLDPAMRERLAAANPTAAAKVADRLIEAHQRNYWQPDAETLAALQRAGEDLEDRLEGVGVEVAA; from the coding sequence ATGCTGAAAACCATGTCGGCAACCAACGCGACGCCGATCCGTGTCGTCATCGTCGGCATGGACACGCATTTCGCCGGCGCGCTCGACAGGGCCCGCGGCGAGCTGAAGCGCGAGATGCCGGGCCTCGTCCTCTCGCTGCACGCGGCCTCCGAATGGAACAGCGACCCGGACGCGCTGGCGCTCTGCCGCGCCGACATCGCGCAAGGCGACATCGTGATCGCCGGCATGCTGTTCATGGAGGATCACTTCGCGCCCATCCTTGCCGACCTCGAGGCGCGCCGCGACACTTGTGACGCCATGGTCTGCGCGCTCTCGGCGAAGGAGGTGGTGCGCCTCACCCGCGTCGGCCGCTTCAAGATGGATGGCACCGGCGGCGGCGCGATCAGCCTCCTCAAGCGGCTGCGTGGCGCCAAGAAGCCCGGCGCCGAAGGCGGCGCGCGGCAAATGCAGATGCTGCGCCGGCTGCCGCGCATCCTGCGGCTCATTCCCGGCACCGCGCAGGACGTGCGCGCCTACTTCCTGACGCTGCAGTACTGGCTCGGCGGCTCGCAGCAGAACCTCGCCAACATGATCCGCCTGCTGGTCTCCAGGTACGCGGATGGCGCGCGCAGAAACCTGCGCGAGTCGGTCAAGGTTGGTGCGCCGATCGACTACCCCGACGTCGGGGTCTATCACCCGCGCCTAAAGGGCCGCGTCGGCGACAGGGCCGAGGCGTTGCCGAAGGCGGCCGGAAAGGCCGGCACGGTTGGGGTGCTGGTGATGCGCTCCTACCTGCTCGCGGAGAACACCGCACATTACGACGGCGTCATCGCCGCGCTCGAGGCGAAGGGGCTGAGGCCCATCCCGGCGTTTTCCGCCGGGCTCGACGCGCGACCGGCGGTCGAGCGCTTCTTCATGAAGGACGGCAGGCCGATCGTCGATGCGGTGGTCTCGCTCACCGGCTTCTCGCTGGTCGGCGGCCCCGCCTACAACGACTCCAAGGCCGCCGAGGAGATGCTGGTCCGGCTCGACGTGCCGTTCCTCGCCGCGCACCCCTCCGAGTTCCAGACGCTGGAGCAATGGGGCTCGTCCGATCGCGGGCTGATGCCGGTCGAGACGACCATCATGGTCGCCATCCCCGAGCTCGACGGCGCGACCGGGCCGATGGTCTTCGGCGGCCGCTCCGACTCCGCCGGCGGCGCCTGCGCGGGATGCGCCCGCGCCTGCTCGTTCCCGATGGACGGCGCGCGGGCGATGTATTCGTGCCCGGACCGCGCCGAGATGCTGGCCGCGCGCATCGCCAAGCTCGTGGCGCTGCGCAAGACACCGAAGGACGACCGGCGCGTCGGCGTCGTGCTGTTCAACTTCCCGCCGAACGCCGGCAACGTCGGCACCGCCGCCTACCTCGCAGTGTTCGAGTCGCTGTGGCGAACGCTCGTGGCGCTGAAGAAGGACGGCTACGCGGTCGAGCTGCCGAACGGCGTCGACGACCTGCGCCGCCGCATCGTCGAGGGCAACGCGGCCAGCCACGGCGCCTCGGCCAACGTGCACGCGCGCATCGGGGTCGATGAGCATGTCGCGCGCGAGCCGCACCTTCGCGAGATCGAGGCGCAATGGGGCCCGGCGCCTGGCCGCGCGCAGACCGACGGGCGCTCGCTCTTCGTGCTCGGCGCGCGCTTCGGCAACGTCTTCGTCGGCGTCCAGCCCGCCTTCGGCTACGAGGGCGACCCGATGCGGCTGCTCTTCGAGAAAGGTTTTGCGCCCACCCACGCGTTCTCCGCCTTCTACCGCTGGCTCCGCGAGGACTTTGCGGCCAACGCGGTGCTGCACTTCGGCACCCATGGCGCGCTCGAGTTCATGCCCGGCAAGCAGGCGGGCCTGACCGGCGCCGATTGGCCCGACCGGCTGATCGGCGACCTGCCGAACCTCTACCTCTACGCCGCCAACAACCCGTCGGAAGGCACGCTCGCCAAGCGGCGCGCCGCGGCCACCCTCATCTCCTACCTGACGCCGCCGGTCGCGCACGCCGGCCTCTACCGCGGCCTGCTGGACCTCAAGGCGTCGATCGAGAGCTGGCGCACGCTGCCGCCCGAGGCGGACACGCAGCGCGACGAGCTGGTCGCGATCGTCCAGGCGCAGGCGGCGGCGATCGAGCTGGCCGCAGCCGAGCCCGCCTGGGGCGCGAGCGAGGCAGAGGCCCGCGTCGTGAGGCTGACGAGCGACCTGCTCGAGCTGGAATACACGCTGATCCCGCACGGGCTGCACGCGGTCGGCGCTGCGTCGAGCGCCGCCGAGCGGGCCGAGCAGCTGATGGCCGTTGCCGAGGCCTCGCACGAGCTGCGCGTGCCGCGCGCCGCGATGGACGCGCTCGTCGCCGGCGAGCCGATCCCCGATGCGATCTCGCTAGCGGGGCTCGAGCCCGACGCCGCCACCACGGCGATCTTCGCCGGCCTGCGCGACATCGATGCGCTGCTTGCGCAGGATCACGAGATCCCGGCGATCCTGCGCGCGCTCGACGGCCGCTTCATCCGCCCCGCGCCCTCGGGCGACCTCCTGCGCACGCCGGCGATCCTGCCGACGGGGCGCAACCTGCACGGCTTCGATCCCTTCAAGCTGCCCTCCGCCTATGCTTGCGCCGACGGCGCGCGCCAGGCCGAGCGTCTGCTCGTCCGCCATGCGGAGGACGGCAACGCCCTGCCCGAGACCATCGCCATGGTGCTGTGGGGCACCGACAACCTGAAGACCGAGGGCGCGCCGATCGCCCAGGCGCTCGCCCTGATCGGCGCGCGGCCGCGCTTCGATTCGTTCGGCCGCCTTGCCGGCGCTGCGCTCATCCCGCTCGCCGAGATGACGCGGCCGCGCATCGACGTGATGATCACGATGAGCGGCATCTTCCGGGATCTGCTGCCGCTGCAGATCAAGCTGCTCGCCGAGGCCGCCTTCCTCGCCGCCAGCGCCGACGAGCCGGCGGACAGGAACTTCGTGCGCAAGCACGCGCTGGCCTATCAGGCCGCTCACGGCGGCGACATCGAGACGGCGGCGCTGCGCGTCTTCGGCAACGCCGACGGCGCCTACGGCGCCAACGTCAACCAGCTCCTCGATGCCGGCACCTGGCAGGACGAGGACGAGCTGGCCGAGTGCTACACCAAGCGTAAAGGCTTCGCCTACGGCCGCGCCGGCCGGCCGGTGAAGCAGGCCAAGCTGCTCGACAGCGTGCTGGCCGGTGTCGAGCTGGCCTACCAGAACCTCGACTCGGTCGAGCTCGGCATCACCACCGTCGACAACTACTTCGACACGCTCGGCGGCATCTCCCGCGCGGTCCGCAGAGCGAAAGGCGGCGAGGCCTCGCCCGTCTATATCGGCGACCAGACGCGCAGCGAAGGCGCCGTGCGCACCCTCGCCGAGCAGGTGTCGCTCGAGACGCGCACCCGCATCCTCAACCCGAAATGGTACGAGGGCATGCTGAAGCACGGCTACGAGGGCGTGCGGCAGATCGAGACCCACGTCACCAACACGATGGGCTGGTCGGCGACCACCGGCGGCGTCGCGCCCTGGGTCTACCAGAAGATAACCGAGACCTATCTGCTCGACCCCGCGATGCGGGAGCGGCTGGCAGCGGCGAACCCGACCGCCGCCGCTAAGGTGGCCGATCGCCTCATCGAGGCGCACCAGCGCAACTACTGGCAGCCCGACGCCGAGACGCTCGCCGCCCTGCAGCGCGCCGGCGAGGACCTCGAGGATCGCCTCGAGGGCGTCGGCGTCGAGGTGGCGGCGTGA
- a CDS encoding protein of unknown function (ID:RHAL1_00142;~source:Prodigal:2.6), with protein MSDEVSELRAVLLYRGRPHVAPETWVRAWEGWDYGCRIERQDDDGADVFKGGAFVIVRVAAGQPELPWDDLEQQAELLKGVPDAFDHASALSAAQASDHRAEVTVRILEPGPWIVLTEFLITLAGLIEATGAMAAWLPHCRALVTSGDFLAESEALQQDGRRGGATHPYALYMSVQLRLPLDRGQAVVGFTQGLARLGWPEFEIEDFVRPRTPAVIYKTLVNAGLHQLTSKGAVEAGEYVVTSAGRLRAGSVRPSANLEGDVMPLEFLD; from the coding sequence ATGAGCGACGAGGTCTCTGAGCTGAGGGCCGTGCTTCTTTATCGCGGCCGTCCGCACGTCGCGCCGGAGACGTGGGTGCGCGCCTGGGAAGGCTGGGACTACGGCTGCCGGATCGAGCGCCAGGACGACGACGGCGCCGATGTCTTCAAGGGCGGCGCCTTCGTCATCGTCCGCGTCGCGGCAGGCCAGCCGGAGCTTCCCTGGGACGACCTCGAGCAGCAGGCCGAGCTTCTCAAGGGCGTGCCGGACGCCTTCGATCATGCGAGCGCCCTCTCCGCGGCGCAGGCGAGCGATCATCGCGCCGAGGTGACGGTGCGCATCCTGGAGCCCGGGCCCTGGATCGTCCTGACCGAGTTCCTGATCACGCTGGCAGGCCTCATCGAGGCGACCGGCGCCATGGCCGCCTGGCTGCCGCATTGCCGAGCCCTGGTTACTTCGGGCGACTTCCTCGCCGAGAGCGAGGCCCTGCAGCAGGACGGTCGTCGCGGCGGCGCAACGCATCCTTATGCGCTCTACATGTCGGTGCAGCTCCGTCTCCCGCTCGATCGAGGTCAAGCCGTCGTCGGGTTCACGCAGGGGCTCGCGCGCCTCGGCTGGCCTGAGTTCGAGATCGAGGACTTCGTCCGGCCCCGGACGCCTGCCGTGATCTACAAGACGCTCGTCAACGCCGGACTGCATCAGCTGACGAGCAAGGGAGCCGTCGAGGCCGGAGAGTACGTCGTGACCTCGGCGGGTCGGCTGCGGGCCGGCAGCGTGCGCCCCAGCGCGAACCTCGAAGGCGACGTGATGCCGCTCGAGTTTCTCGACTGA